The following are encoded in a window of Sutcliffiella horikoshii genomic DNA:
- a CDS encoding FxsA family protein: MFRILLALIIVVPALEIWLLITAGKLIGAIPTIILIILTGVLGAWLAKYQGVSALRNAQQKMNSGQMPGDVIIDGLCILIGGVVLLTPGFITDAIGFALLLPPTRNLIKPSIMRAIRNRMDRGQFIVINRR; the protein is encoded by the coding sequence ATGTTCAGAATTTTATTAGCTTTAATTATAGTTGTACCAGCATTGGAAATTTGGCTTCTTATTACAGCCGGCAAGCTGATTGGGGCGATTCCGACCATCATATTAATTATCCTTACTGGAGTTTTGGGAGCATGGCTTGCAAAATATCAGGGAGTTTCCGCTCTAAGAAATGCCCAGCAAAAAATGAACAGCGGGCAGATGCCTGGTGATGTAATAATTGATGGTTTATGTATCTTAATTGGTGGAGTTGTTCTATTGACTCCTGGATTTATCACAGATGCTATTGGCTTTGCCTTGCTTTTACCACCGACAAGAAATTTGATCAAACCGTCCATCATGCGCGCAATTAGAAACAGAATGGATCGCGGGCAGTTTATTGTCATTAACAGAAGATAA
- the pfkA gene encoding 6-phosphofructokinase, which translates to MKRIGVLTSGGDAPGMNAAVRAVVRKAIFHDIEVFGIYRGYAGLIDGDIKKLEIGSVGDIIHRGGTMLYSARCEEFKTKEGQLKGIENLKKHGIEALVVIGGDGSYQGAKKLTEHGYPCIGVPGTIDNDIPGTDFTIGFDTALNTVIDSIDKIRDTATSHERTYVIEVMGRHAGDIALWAGLAGGAETILIPEAKDDMQEVIARLKRGTERGKKHSIIVVAEGVGSGVEFGKKIEDETNFETRVSVLGHIQRGGSPTAFDRVLASRLGARAVELLMDGKGGRCVGIQSNVLVDHDIIEALSRTHTIDEKMYDLSKELSI; encoded by the coding sequence ATGAAACGAATAGGCGTTCTGACAAGTGGTGGAGATGCACCAGGTATGAATGCTGCGGTACGTGCAGTAGTAAGAAAGGCTATTTTTCATGACATCGAGGTATTCGGAATCTATCGCGGATATGCTGGATTGATTGATGGAGATATCAAAAAGCTTGAAATTGGTTCTGTAGGTGATATCATCCATCGTGGTGGAACCATGTTATATTCTGCGAGATGTGAAGAATTTAAAACTAAAGAAGGTCAGCTTAAGGGGATTGAAAACCTGAAAAAGCATGGCATTGAAGCTTTGGTTGTAATTGGCGGGGACGGTTCCTATCAAGGAGCCAAAAAATTAACTGAGCACGGTTATCCATGTATTGGTGTGCCAGGAACGATTGACAACGACATCCCGGGTACTGATTTCACCATTGGCTTCGATACTGCGCTAAATACAGTTATCGATTCCATAGATAAAATTCGTGATACTGCGACATCCCATGAGCGTACATACGTGATTGAAGTGATGGGACGCCATGCGGGAGATATCGCACTATGGGCAGGTCTTGCAGGCGGTGCGGAAACCATTCTGATTCCAGAAGCGAAAGATGATATGCAAGAGGTAATTGCAAGGCTGAAACGCGGAACAGAGCGTGGGAAAAAGCATAGTATCATTGTTGTAGCCGAAGGAGTAGGCAGCGGAGTGGAGTTCGGAAAGAAAATTGAAGACGAGACAAATTTCGAAACGCGAGTAAGTGTGCTTGGTCACATCCAACGCGGTGGATCACCAACTGCATTCGACAGAGTCTTGGCAAGTCGATTGGGCGCGCGTGCAGTGGAATTGCTAATGGATGGCAAAGGCGGCAGATGTGTAGGTATTCAAAGTAATGTGTTAGTTGACCATGATATTATTGAGGCACTATCTAGAACACATACAATTGATGAGAAAATGTACGACCTTTCAAAAGAGCTTTCCATTTAG
- a CDS encoding DUF1002 domain-containing protein: MKVWFKLLLVLTLVLSGLTLSNVVQAAGGEDEEESINEKFGLPIVVYGGTLNDDQKQEVREYLNVKNPEMVEEITVTGEDLVTYIEGEDRNARMFSSAKITRKEKGEGLVIERATPENITQVTDDMYANALLTAGIEDAEVIVASPVKVSGHSALVGIYKAYEVSGEALNKDRMEVANEELSIATKLADEEGMDSEKVSELLTEIKKQIAEQNPATREDVEQIVEEQLAKLNIELSEEDRQLLIDLFEKMRELNINFDGVKTQLEQISTDIKNKIDEVVGNEGFWQGVQDFFRNLFQSIADLFK; the protein is encoded by the coding sequence ATGAAGGTTTGGTTTAAATTGTTGCTAGTGTTGACCTTGGTTTTATCTGGCCTTACATTATCAAATGTTGTACAAGCTGCTGGCGGGGAAGATGAAGAAGAGAGCATTAATGAAAAGTTCGGTCTTCCTATTGTCGTATACGGCGGTACCTTGAATGATGACCAAAAGCAGGAAGTACGCGAATATCTGAACGTGAAAAATCCTGAAATGGTTGAGGAGATTACAGTAACGGGGGAAGATCTTGTTACCTATATTGAGGGAGAAGACAGAAATGCCCGTATGTTCTCCTCAGCTAAAATTACCAGAAAAGAAAAAGGAGAAGGGCTTGTCATTGAAAGGGCCACTCCTGAAAATATCACGCAAGTAACTGATGATATGTATGCAAATGCCCTCTTAACTGCAGGAATTGAGGATGCAGAAGTAATCGTTGCATCTCCAGTGAAGGTTAGTGGTCATTCTGCACTTGTGGGAATATACAAAGCTTATGAAGTAAGCGGAGAAGCACTGAATAAAGACCGTATGGAAGTCGCAAACGAGGAGTTGTCCATTGCAACAAAGCTTGCAGATGAAGAAGGCATGGACAGTGAAAAAGTCAGTGAGTTGTTGACGGAAATCAAAAAGCAAATTGCAGAGCAAAATCCTGCAACAAGAGAAGATGTTGAACAAATCGTAGAAGAACAGTTAGCTAAGTTGAATATCGAGTTAAGTGAAGAAGATAGACAACTGTTGATTGATCTTTTTGAAAAAATGCGTGAATTGAATATCAATTTTGATGGTGTGAAAACTCAGCTAGAGCAAATTTCTACTGACATTAAGAATAAAATTGATGAAGTGGTAGGGAATGAAGGTTTCTGGCAAGGAGTTCAAGACTTTTTCCGTAACCTGTTCCAGTCCATTGCTGATTTGTTTAAATAG
- a CDS encoding DUF1572 family protein produces MNSLEKDYLSIVIQQFKNFKTRAEEALQQLSDEDIHWKPNVESNNIAIIIQHISGNMNSRWTNFLTTDGEKDYRERDMEFIDRGETRTNLMRYWEDGWNLLFDTLENLEAKQLHQTVTLRQQPISVLQAIQTEIAHISYHLGQILFIGKQIKEKDWTILSIPKNGSKEYNLIHSSKK; encoded by the coding sequence TTGAATAGTCTCGAAAAGGATTACCTTTCAATTGTGATACAGCAATTTAAAAACTTCAAAACGCGAGCAGAAGAGGCATTACAACAATTGTCCGATGAGGATATTCATTGGAAGCCAAATGTAGAATCTAATAATATTGCAATTATTATTCAGCATATTAGCGGTAATATGAACTCTCGATGGACAAATTTTTTAACTACTGACGGAGAAAAGGATTATAGAGAAAGGGATATGGAGTTTATTGATCGAGGTGAAACGAGGACAAACCTTATGCGATATTGGGAGGATGGATGGAATTTACTTTTTGATACATTAGAAAATCTTGAAGCAAAACAATTACATCAAACTGTAACTTTAAGGCAGCAACCAATCAGTGTACTACAAGCAATTCAAACTGAAATAGCTCATATAAGTTATCATTTAGGTCAAATTTTATTTATTGGAAAACAAATAAAGGAAAAAGATTGGACTATTTTGAGCATTCCAAAAAACGGTTCCAAAGAATATAATCTAATTCATTCATCAAAAAAATAA
- the ltrA gene encoding group II intron reverse transcriptase/maturase: MQYYFDSLYAQSANGQNFYGLLDLMQSDENIRLAYRNIKRNTGSKTAGDDGLTIEDINRLSVSEVVSTIQRMFEYYTPQAVRRVFIPKANGKTRPLGIPTIWDRLFQQCILQVLEPICEAKFYKHSYGFRPNRNTHHAKARFETLINRACLYHCVDVDIKGFFDNVNHAKLIKQMWSLGIRDKALLSIISRLLKAEIIGEGFPKKGTPQGGILSPLLSNIVLNELDWWVSNQWESFETHKLYKSNLGRYNALKQSNLKHCYIVRYADDFKILCRTRSQAIKMYYAVNDFLHTRLRLEISEQKSKVVNLKKNSSEFLGFRFKAHIKKTKKRTLYVARSHMTKNALKNAQIKIKQTIKEIQKHQSVENVWRFNTVIMGIQNYYSAASHITDDLTELNYRLHKALYNRLKELRKEATFQDFPKSLQKRYKGYECKLFKIKEMVLIPIHAQRCKINLNFSQNICNYTTVGRDKIHQNLRAINKQTLTRVMKQFIPSRSIEYNDNRISRFIAQYGKCAVTGVELGLEEWHCHHKTPYHLTKDDSYGNLMILHKSVHLLIHLRDLEKIKVLLNSLKLNEKQLTEVNKLRKQCLNEAI, translated from the coding sequence ATGCAGTATTATTTTGATTCTTTATATGCTCAAAGTGCTAATGGTCAGAATTTTTATGGATTACTAGACTTAATGCAATCCGATGAAAATATACGGTTAGCTTATCGGAATATTAAACGAAACACTGGCAGTAAAACTGCTGGAGATGACGGATTAACGATTGAAGATATAAACCGATTATCTGTATCTGAGGTTGTATCGACGATACAAAGAATGTTTGAATACTATACACCCCAAGCCGTCCGGAGAGTATTCATTCCTAAGGCAAATGGAAAAACTCGACCTCTAGGGATTCCGACTATCTGGGATAGATTGTTCCAACAGTGTATCTTGCAAGTACTTGAGCCGATTTGTGAAGCGAAATTCTATAAACATAGTTATGGTTTTAGGCCAAACCGCAATACACATCATGCGAAAGCTAGGTTTGAAACGCTCATTAATCGCGCATGCCTATATCACTGTGTTGACGTTGATATAAAAGGATTTTTTGACAATGTAAATCATGCCAAATTAATAAAACAGATGTGGTCTTTAGGCATTCGAGACAAGGCATTGCTTTCCATTATTTCACGTCTTTTAAAGGCTGAAATTATTGGGGAAGGTTTCCCAAAGAAAGGTACACCCCAAGGGGGGATCTTATCACCACTTTTATCTAATATCGTATTAAATGAACTAGACTGGTGGGTTAGTAATCAATGGGAAAGCTTTGAAACACATAAGTTATATAAATCAAATCTTGGCAGATATAATGCGTTGAAACAATCTAATTTAAAACATTGTTACATCGTGAGATATGCAGATGACTTTAAAATTCTTTGTCGCACTCGTTCACAAGCAATTAAAATGTATTATGCAGTGAATGATTTTCTTCATACAAGGCTTCGCCTTGAAATTAGCGAACAAAAATCAAAGGTGGTCAACCTAAAGAAAAACTCATCAGAGTTTTTAGGTTTTCGTTTTAAAGCCCATATAAAAAAGACGAAGAAAAGAACTCTTTATGTCGCTCGCTCACACATGACAAAGAATGCGCTCAAAAATGCACAGATAAAAATAAAACAAACAATCAAAGAGATTCAGAAACACCAATCGGTTGAGAATGTTTGGCGCTTTAATACAGTTATAATGGGAATCCAAAATTATTATTCAGCAGCTTCACACATCACTGATGATTTAACTGAGCTGAACTATCGTCTTCATAAAGCGTTATATAATCGTTTAAAAGAATTGAGAAAAGAAGCTACGTTTCAGGACTTTCCAAAATCCTTACAAAAACGGTACAAGGGATATGAGTGTAAGCTCTTCAAAATAAAAGAAATGGTACTTATTCCAATTCATGCCCAACGTTGTAAGATAAATCTGAACTTCTCTCAAAATATTTGTAACTACACTACCGTAGGTAGGGACAAAATACATCAAAACTTGCGAGCAATCAATAAACAAACGCTTACTCGTGTGATGAAACAGTTCATACCGAGCCGTTCCATCGAATACAACGATAACCGGATTAGTAGATTTATTGCACAATATGGAAAATGTGCTGTTACAGGGGTTGAATTGGGACTGGAGGAATGGCATTGTCACCATAAGACACCGTACCATCTCACCAAAGATGATTCATACGGAAACTTAATGATATTGCATAAATCTGTCCATCTTCTTATACATTTGAGAGATTTAGAGAAAATAAAAGTGCTTTTAAACTCACTCAAGTTAAATGAAAAGCAACTTACAGAAGTCAATAAATTGCGTAAGCAATGTCTGAACGAAGCTATCTGA
- the xerA gene encoding site-specific tyrosine recombinase/integron integrase, translating to MLLSQVWEKYQLDKKIEGYSPLTLKTYCFQYNMLLRYFGDIDLNILTTDQLKEYLIKGSTHLKPSSLGHRVRCIRSLFKWANDEGLIKKNPAAKLKEPKLGKRIPKFLTELEIEHLRESCQNAMENALFEFFYSTGCRIGEVVKLNRDDINFASNSVIVHGKGDKEREVYFNTRCSLWLKRYLDERDDQDPCLFITERRPKRRMSIDLIRYIIKRISSGAGIKKNIHPHQLRHSYATHMINNGAPLEVIQSLLGHEKSETTRIYAQLSGKLRKDLYSKYF from the coding sequence ATGTTATTGTCACAAGTTTGGGAGAAATACCAGCTTGATAAAAAGATAGAGGGGTATTCACCGCTAACATTAAAAACCTATTGTTTTCAATATAATATGTTGTTGCGCTACTTTGGAGATATCGACCTGAACATACTGACCACAGATCAGTTAAAAGAATATTTGATCAAGGGAAGCACACATTTAAAACCCTCTAGTTTGGGGCATAGAGTTCGATGTATTAGGTCATTATTTAAATGGGCAAATGACGAAGGGTTAATAAAAAAGAATCCAGCAGCTAAGTTGAAAGAACCTAAGCTAGGGAAACGAATACCAAAATTCCTCACTGAACTTGAAATAGAACATCTACGTGAATCCTGTCAAAATGCTATGGAGAATGCGTTGTTTGAATTCTTTTATTCGACTGGTTGCCGTATTGGCGAAGTTGTTAAGCTTAATCGTGATGATATCAATTTCGCCTCAAATTCGGTCATCGTTCATGGAAAAGGGGATAAAGAACGGGAAGTATATTTCAATACTCGGTGCTCCTTGTGGTTAAAGAGATATCTGGATGAGCGAGATGACCAGGACCCGTGTTTGTTCATAACCGAGAGGAGACCTAAGAGAAGAATGAGTATCGACTTAATAAGATACATTATTAAGCGTATATCGTCTGGAGCCGGGATTAAGAAGAACATTCATCCACATCAATTGAGGCACAGCTACGCTACTCATATGATTAACAATGGAGCTCCACTGGAAGTAATACAAAGTTTACTTGGCCATGAAAAAAGTGAAACAACAAGAATTTATGCTCAGTTAAGTGGGAAGTTACGAAAAGATCTCTACAGCAAATACTTTTAA
- a CDS encoding ABC transporter permease — protein sequence MKIFLFELKKLWRQKKFLWVSIICLLCTVAIFQSNANEQEEMMERAQEELILHQEIVNGVQRDLSELDRQQELPEIQQNQLNLTKEMNLILMQLNRVMEREEWENVYPLKHSFLELVEQYEAYGETFPILTGQELSMEKAIAEWFISHNLSYEDEEYPVSPHLIVKELSDSAFSLAGLFVLMLLFGNIYTSEREQRTWLTLQTQPIRKWELLISKYISLLGATLIFTALFIVVGIAVTTIFTDYSFSGQYPILLQDTQTFYILPVITYIIRITIFFVSAAIFLFAVVTILSSLLKNTFITIILTSFIIMVGYSLTELNDPLQVIGNPFQLFRISALSATIPTGDDWIYPCVSIIWGSILILCANFNPEIRILSFFQQSSHIQPFKSKNGSILNRLMFFEGRKVIRKKLYVQINILLLLFVTVSYFILFQQSSDQETQYLEDLSKMEETENLIALSEESIDRYEDVKKQSGETIYDDLIADVYKSIDFFKERREKGIEAAKEYEQKNWTAFYHYQLFDNHTAAGEIDTGGFYLDNRMDTLGKFTVEASITEKEWLMKNNIQPIFTGTFIPTIYHQFSDEELHQTFKEENRKLDSSGLFSLYLFNKYYLYFIPILLCFFLFGGGLASERGKKQTLHLLQTQPLTLSSLFLGKIMTSSILSIFTGLGLFLIIILFGSLFNRFGDWFYPILYYNHEDIVNSSNYSGLISSGNGYHFITLGEYLIYSIILFVLCLLFVLALTMVLSIFLNNALTVFSLSILLSVSGYYATTKIGMDIAHLLPFTYFDFPKVINGELSIVMDNAKINVLHGCLVLSGLSIFLVVIGYFVLSKKKTRK from the coding sequence ATGAAGATATTCCTATTTGAGCTAAAAAAATTATGGAGACAAAAGAAATTCCTCTGGGTATCTATTATTTGCCTACTTTGTACCGTAGCTATCTTTCAATCCAACGCTAATGAACAAGAGGAAATGATGGAAAGAGCACAAGAGGAACTAATATTACACCAAGAAATTGTCAATGGAGTCCAAAGGGATCTTTCAGAATTAGATAGGCAACAGGAGCTACCAGAAATTCAACAAAATCAATTAAACCTTACAAAAGAAATGAACTTAATATTAATGCAGTTAAATAGAGTGATGGAAAGAGAAGAATGGGAAAATGTTTACCCATTAAAGCATTCGTTTCTAGAATTGGTAGAGCAATACGAAGCATATGGAGAAACTTTCCCTATCTTAACCGGGCAAGAATTAAGCATGGAAAAAGCTATAGCAGAGTGGTTTATTTCACACAATCTTAGCTATGAAGATGAAGAGTATCCTGTTTCTCCCCATTTAATCGTAAAGGAATTAAGTGACTCGGCATTCAGTTTAGCTGGCCTTTTTGTATTGATGTTGCTATTTGGGAATATATACACTAGTGAGAGGGAGCAACGAACATGGTTGACTTTACAAACTCAACCGATAAGAAAGTGGGAGTTGCTAATTTCCAAATATATTAGTCTGTTAGGTGCCACCTTAATCTTCACGGCTTTATTCATCGTTGTTGGAATAGCCGTTACTACTATTTTTACGGATTACTCCTTTAGTGGACAATATCCGATTTTGTTACAAGATACCCAAACTTTCTATATACTACCAGTCATTACTTACATTATTAGAATCACAATCTTCTTTGTCAGTGCGGCTATTTTTCTTTTTGCAGTGGTAACGATTTTAAGTAGCTTACTAAAAAATACGTTTATAACAATTATACTAACTTCTTTTATTATCATGGTAGGTTATAGTTTAACGGAACTAAATGACCCGTTGCAGGTAATAGGAAATCCGTTTCAACTCTTTCGTATTTCCGCTTTATCAGCGACCATACCTACTGGAGATGATTGGATTTATCCCTGTGTATCGATTATCTGGGGTTCGATACTGATACTTTGTGCAAATTTTAATCCTGAAATAAGAATTTTGTCGTTCTTCCAACAGTCTTCCCACATTCAACCTTTTAAGAGTAAAAATGGATCGATTTTAAATAGGTTAATGTTTTTTGAAGGGAGAAAAGTAATTAGAAAAAAGCTGTATGTACAGATCAATATTTTATTATTGTTATTTGTGACGGTTAGTTATTTTATTCTTTTTCAACAATCTAGTGACCAAGAAACACAGTATCTAGAAGATTTATCAAAGATGGAAGAAACAGAAAATTTGATTGCACTTTCTGAAGAATCCATAGATAGGTACGAAGATGTAAAAAAGCAATCAGGAGAAACGATATATGATGACCTCATTGCTGATGTCTATAAATCCATCGATTTCTTTAAAGAGAGAAGAGAAAAAGGTATAGAAGCAGCTAAGGAATACGAACAAAAAAATTGGACAGCATTTTATCATTATCAACTCTTTGATAATCATACTGCAGCTGGAGAGATAGATACAGGTGGTTTTTATCTGGATAACAGAATGGATACTCTCGGAAAATTCACTGTGGAAGCCAGTATTACAGAAAAGGAATGGTTGATGAAAAACAATATTCAACCTATTTTTACAGGTACCTTTATCCCGACCATCTATCATCAATTTTCAGATGAGGAACTCCATCAGACATTCAAAGAAGAAAATAGAAAACTAGATAGTAGCGGTCTGTTTTCTTTATATTTATTTAACAAGTACTATCTTTACTTTATTCCTATTCTCTTATGTTTCTTCTTGTTTGGAGGGGGCTTGGCTTCAGAGAGAGGAAAAAAACAAACGTTACATTTATTACAAACGCAACCACTAACGTTAAGTAGCCTTTTCTTAGGAAAAATAATGACAAGTAGTATTTTATCGATTTTCACTGGGTTAGGGTTATTTTTAATCATTATTTTGTTTGGAAGCTTATTCAATCGTTTTGGGGATTGGTTTTACCCGATTTTATATTATAACCATGAAGACATCGTGAATTCTTCCAACTACTCTGGCTTGATTTCAAGTGGAAATGGCTATCATTTCATCACTTTAGGGGAGTACCTTATCTACAGTATAATCTTGTTTGTTTTATGCTTACTTTTTGTCCTGGCACTTACCATGGTTTTGTCGATTTTTTTAAACAATGCATTGACCGTTTTTTCGCTTTCTATCCTTCTTAGCGTCTCTGGATATTACGCCACAACTAAAATAGGGATGGACATAGCTCATTTACTTCCATTCACATACTTTGATTTTCCTAAAGTGATAAACGGTGAACTATCTATTGTGATGGATAACGCAAAAATCAATGTATTACATGGATGCCTTGTACTTTCAGGACTGTCTATCTTTTTAGTGGTCATCGGTTATTTTGTGCTTAGTAAAAAGAAGACACGAAAATAA
- a CDS encoding ABC transporter ATP-binding protein, with protein sequence MILTVDNVNKSFGKEKILKEVTFKIERPSIIALVGPNGSGKSTLLSIITNLQRADSGEISILDKENTDVSLFREVSFMQDNTVLYDYLTGYDHMQFIADVQSLSKSQIVETAERIGITRYLNKRIGKYSLGMKQHLLLAMAILNKPKLLILDEPLNGLDPTSAIKVRNLLLELHKEGTSVLLSSHNLSEIDRITSEILFLKKGAIIKEDISQYERICYHLTVNDVSDAHKQLTKELYEVEIISNQKISLFLKDTPLHIPLSLLMQSGTKIVEMEKIIFGSEDRYQNIFGEKDADHEDIPI encoded by the coding sequence ATGATACTTACAGTCGATAACGTAAATAAATCATTCGGAAAAGAAAAGATTCTAAAAGAGGTTACGTTTAAAATCGAGCGCCCGTCTATTATCGCTTTAGTTGGCCCAAATGGTTCGGGTAAATCAACCCTACTAAGTATCATCACCAATCTACAACGGGCAGATAGTGGAGAAATAAGCATTTTAGATAAAGAAAATACTGATGTGAGTCTATTTAGAGAGGTTTCTTTCATGCAAGACAATACCGTTTTATATGACTATTTAACTGGATATGATCACATGCAATTTATTGCGGATGTACAGTCTTTATCTAAAAGCCAAATTGTAGAAACCGCAGAGCGCATTGGTATTACTAGATACTTGAATAAACGTATTGGTAAATATTCCTTAGGTATGAAGCAACACCTTCTACTCGCAATGGCAATCCTCAATAAGCCCAAATTGTTAATATTGGATGAACCATTGAATGGACTTGACCCCACAAGTGCCATTAAAGTGCGCAACCTGTTGTTAGAGTTACATAAAGAAGGCACCTCTGTTCTATTATCCTCTCATAATTTATCGGAGATTGACCGAATTACCTCAGAAATTTTATTCCTGAAAAAGGGAGCAATTATAAAAGAAGATATCTCCCAATATGAAAGGATATGTTACCACCTTACTGTAAATGACGTTTCAGATGCACATAAGCAATTAACTAAGGAATTATATGAAGTAGAAATTATATCAAACCAGAAAATCTCCCTGTTCCTGAAAGACACTCCCCTACATATTCCTCTGTCTTTGCTTATGCAAAGTGGGACTAAGATAGTTGAAATGGAAAAAATAATTTTTGGCTCAGAGGACCGTTATCAAAATATCTTTGGAGAAAAGGATGCAGACCATGAAGATATTCCTATTTGA
- the pyk gene encoding pyruvate kinase: MKKTKIVCTIGPASESVETLIQLMEAGMNVTRLNFSHGDYEEHGARIRNIREAVERTGKNVAILLDTKGPEIRTHTMQDGAIELVQGNEIIISMEEVIGTTEKFSITYPGLMEDVHPGSRILLDDGLIGLEVLEVGNNEIRTKILNSGTLKNKKGVNVPGVKVNLPGITDKDANDIRFGIEQGVDFIAASFVRRASDVLEIRELLEAHNATDIQIIPKIENQEGVDNINEILEVSDGLMVARGDLGVEIPAEEVPLVQKDLIKKCNLAGKPVITATQMLDSMQRNPRPTRAEASDVANAIFDGTDAIMLSGETAAGSYPIEAVQTMHNIASRAEQALAYGEILTKHSKQAALTVTDSIGQSVAYTAISLDVSAIVTPTESGHTARMISKYRPKAPIVAVTSCEAVSRKLALVWGVYPRIGRQATSTDEMLEVAVEESLNTGIVSHGDLIVITAGVPVGEKGTTNLMKIHVVGDVLASGQGIGRKSAYGKVVVAKTAEEAAEKMTQGAIFVTTGTDKDMMPSLEKASALITEEGGLTSHAAVVGLSLGIPVIVGVEEATSILQDGQEITVDSSRGTIYTGHANVL; this comes from the coding sequence ATGAAAAAAACCAAGATTGTTTGTACGATTGGACCAGCTAGTGAAAGTGTTGAAACACTAATTCAGCTGATGGAAGCAGGGATGAATGTTACCCGTCTGAACTTTTCACACGGTGACTATGAAGAGCATGGAGCTCGTATCCGCAATATTCGTGAAGCAGTGGAACGCACTGGGAAAAATGTTGCGATCCTTTTGGATACAAAAGGTCCTGAAATCAGAACGCACACAATGCAAGATGGTGCGATTGAATTAGTACAAGGAAACGAAATTATCATCTCTATGGAAGAAGTAATTGGAACAACGGAAAAGTTCTCTATTACTTACCCTGGACTAATGGAAGACGTACATCCTGGTTCCCGCATCCTTTTGGATGACGGTCTTATCGGATTGGAAGTTCTTGAAGTAGGAAACAACGAAATCAGAACAAAAATCCTAAACTCCGGTACATTGAAAAATAAAAAAGGTGTAAACGTTCCTGGTGTAAAAGTGAACCTTCCTGGAATCACTGACAAAGATGCGAACGACATTCGCTTTGGTATTGAACAAGGAGTGGATTTCATTGCGGCATCTTTCGTACGTCGTGCGTCTGACGTTCTTGAAATCCGTGAATTACTGGAAGCACACAATGCTACAGACATTCAAATCATCCCTAAAATTGAAAACCAAGAGGGTGTTGACAATATCAACGAAATCTTGGAAGTTTCCGACGGCTTAATGGTTGCACGTGGAGACCTTGGTGTGGAAATCCCTGCAGAAGAGGTACCTCTTGTACAGAAGGACCTTATCAAAAAATGTAATCTTGCTGGAAAGCCTGTCATCACAGCAACTCAAATGCTTGATTCTATGCAACGCAACCCACGTCCAACACGTGCAGAGGCAAGTGACGTAGCGAATGCTATCTTTGACGGAACAGATGCGATCATGCTTTCTGGTGAAACTGCTGCTGGTTCATATCCTATTGAAGCGGTACAAACAATGCACAACATCGCTTCACGTGCAGAACAAGCTTTAGCATATGGAGAAATCCTTACAAAGCACAGCAAGCAAGCGGCACTTACGGTAACGGATTCCATTGGACAATCTGTTGCATACACGGCAATCAGCTTGGATGTTTCTGCAATCGTAACGCCAACTGAAAGTGGACATACTGCACGCATGATTTCCAAATACCGTCCAAAAGCACCGATTGTTGCTGTTACTTCTTGTGAGGCGGTATCTCGTAAACTTGCGCTAGTATGGGGTGTTTACCCGCGCATCGGTCGTCAAGCAACTTCTACAGATGAAATGTTGGAAGTAGCAGTAGAAGAATCATTGAACACAGGTATCGTTTCTCACGGAGACCTAATTGTTATTACAGCAGGTGTTCCAGTTGGCGAAAAAGGTACAACAAACTTGATGAAAATCCACGTTGTTGGTGACGTTCTTGCAAGTGGACAAGGCATTGGCAGAAAATCTGCTTACGGAAAAGTAGTTGTTGCTAAAACAGCAGAGGAAGCTGCGGAAAAGATGACGCAGGGAGCTATCTTCGTAACAACAGGTACGGACAAAGATATGATGCCTTCATTGGAAAAAGCATCTGCTCTTATCACAGAAGAAGGCGGTCTAACAAGTCACGCTGCTGTTGTAGGATTAAGCCTAGGTATTCCAGTAATTGTTGGAGTAGAAGAAGCTACTTCTATTCTACAAGATGGGCAAGAAATTACGGTTGATTCTTCCCGCGGCACGATTTACACTGGACACGCAAACGTATTATAA